From one Solea solea chromosome 15, fSolSol10.1, whole genome shotgun sequence genomic stretch:
- the golga4 gene encoding golgin subfamily A member 4 isoform X2, producing the protein MFKKLKQKINEEQSPQRNAQSPQQQAQGSGDRRSSQTPPFPHDGSPTPSDREMLAGMIAEPAFLSEYTIFALDHSKRPKTAQVASVGVSKGPSRSPRGSINGEGSAFPHREEPQSFAQKLQLKVPSMESLIRGGASRAETLFRSPSKENLVRSSSRDSLNLSGDNESQGTPMYDDPPSDIESEAEEPPGSAEALSKEQLLHRLLQVERSLGKYRGKYSELVTAYRTVQRDKEKTQVILSQSQDKALRRIGELREELQMDQQAKKHLQEEFDAALEEKDQMISVLHTQVALLKKRVKVVPGAVLPEDEVPQSEDTDDSFSATQSPSKEQGLEPEASEGEGNSDPAKLMEALQKRVKRQENLLHKCKEVMRTHKERSTQLASENETLHEQLQERLQELEKMKGMVIAETKRQMHETLEMKEEEIAQLRSRLQQTTVQKEDLQEQKEKAEKSAFEELERALGVAQKAEEAKKQLQVQLEEQMKNIEMASEQERKLLQQELTRVKQEVVAIMKKSSEETFTAMEKVHGEALATKEAELSARVSEAVEKCKEEFAQVAKEQEQQASLALEDAELQKTALRTEADNKVKEIQLELESARTRILELESSLEKISQDGSCLSHELSSQLDELNDKHQEQITALEKKHQEQLENHKDALTLHHDAVVEELKEKQRVEVEMLLKDKELQFQAHVEDMNQKTVEKLDAKQAEIEALSSELSDALASKQLLEEKLVAAVDAQNLAQKEQEEKFQDQAAKHNIDLVNIKQEHEQAVRGIEKTLKEELNALSIVLKEKEKKIEEHILRETTLHDESHSSLQEVNVKVKELEQLQQSLSESQLDSGSLKESNAQLSEDLDQCKKKLADLEHQLEVAKNDCQEKGNLLQELENQLQESKKDLSDKDQSLTADLNAKQEEHAKLKKQLDDEKAAHEKKVKRITELENKVKSQETKMEKFKHKAKEMQENFKKKLQQSEENAKKELAKKEAELQQKEQKVQEKILEMAQKSSQGLSTAMTELQANHKDEVEKLRDSHKHDCEELERQLKEKFGQQEEEIMDKHSLILQEKAQELEELSQQLGRSREEHDQAMCEIKDLREDLAIRETTVQKLQEELNEAAVKMESLSQVETLLKEQIESVERNLKQAMNERNALQDELNTTEEQGREKLKTLSETLEETEKQLKALQGSRCKESEDLQNKFEETAVQLQAKEAELQQQLIMISNQMERYCREVQSKVECESNELCHRVECRLNELKDRLLCSQNKIGHLKTTILTKVDRVCTLEETLRQQMEENKNLCISLDDMTAQVNAHIEHVKALTQEKENLSLSVDEKNQKLEELSEANRIISDSMKTNEEHIRGLENITSDLKKQLESSMEQKEEAINQMKQQYEEERQQAAAQMKETIERLEQERKSALEQADTLRNSFSEYENKAETKFIQDDHTITSLQSRLEELESEISDKKEALQSLTASIDNQSLSKSEMDQVLSEKEQRLGKLASELESCISQLKEHQEQLALKTKECEQLTADLEQQHSIRESEKRELVEQLQQVQMKCTQTVNVEQEMADKLHSFQEDNQKCKLELERQREEFERMKDEIIKRKEESLKATEENLVAESARKVAELKKKAEQKIAQIKKQLTSQLEEKEQTIKALQTNLEENKSSETSSTQHIDELEERTKSLEEALAKLKEEHEKQLEEILSNERLEKEKSLEALKSVYEEKLSSVQMEAAEQGERKEAESALREIEAKLKEAEEQNQSLVSEIDKLKEEMRDKEAQLNHHQAMINRPEVESEIKVECSSLQQTRSGMENHTPMQEVDGDSLESLKNKLSQVTHEKEKLHKDFTRLQKDIRLLRKEHEQDAEYTKKELLEENENKLKLELEDLEMRHNSTIKQLMREFNTQMALKERELDTSVKEAIAKAQCVEAELITCHREEASQLRKAIAQKEDDLHRTVQKYEEVIQSREEEMGDRVWQVQKELEDLQAKSRGTSELSPEELQAQLAEKTSLLSDARLKEQGFLETIHSLEDKIKCFHRKTVVTHLGSTFKDSVVTDALSEPAEMEYLRKVLYEYMMGRETKTMAKVITSMLKFPPEQAQMVLDKEDTKPVPWLR; encoded by the exons GGTGTCTCTAAAGGACCATCCAGGTCACCCAGAGGTAGCATCAATGGTGAAGGAAGTGCTTTTCCTCAt AGAGAGGAACCTCAGTCTTTTGCCCAGAAATTGCAGTTAAAAGTTCCCTCAATGGAGTCGCTGATTCGTGGAGGTGCCAGTCGGGCAGAAACTCTGTTCCGCTCTCCATCTAAAGAGAACCTGGTCCGAAGCTCATCGCGCGACTCACTGAATCTTTCGGGAGACAACGAGTCTCAAGGCACGCCCATGTATGATGATCCGCCCTCAGATATTGAGAGTGAGGCTGAGGAGCCACCAGGAAGTGCTGAGGCCCTTTCCAAAGAACAGCTGTTGCACCGACTGCTTCAAGTAGAGAGGAGTCTGGGGAAGTACAGAGGAAAGTACTCGGAG CTGGTTACTGCATATCGAACAGTGCAACgtgataaagaaaaaacacag GTCATCCTCAGTCAGAGTCAAGACAAAGCTCTCCGCCGGATAGGGGAGCTGCGGGAG GAACTTCAGATGGACCAGCAGGCCAAGAAACACCTACAGGAAGAGTTTGATGCTGCACTGGAGGAAAAGGACCAGATGATCAGTGTCCTTCATACACAG GTTGCTCTGTTGAAGAAACGAGTCAAGGTGGTCCCTGGTGCTGTGCTACCTGAAGATGAGGTTCCTCAGTCTGAGGATACTGATGACTCTTTTTCTGCCACACAAAGTCCTTCTAAGGAGCAAGGACTTGAACCAGAAGCCAGTGAGG GAGAGGGCAACAGTGATCCAGCCAAACTCATGGAGGCGCTacagaagagagtgaagaggcaGGAAAACCTTCTGCATAAGTGTAAAGAGGTGATGCGCACACACAAGGAGCGCAGCACCCAGCTGGCAAGTGAGAATGAAACTCTGCACgagcagctgcaggaaagaCTGCAGGAACTGGAGAAGATGAAG GGAATGGTCATTGCTGAGACAAAGCGCCAAATGCATGAGACACTGGaaatgaaagaggaggagatTGCACAGCTTCGCTCCAGGCTCCAGCAGACAACTGTCCAGAAAGAAGACTTACaggaacagaaagaaaaagctgAGAAGTCAG catTTGAAGAACTCGAGCGAGCGCTGGGTGTAGCTCAGAAGGCGGAGGAGGCCAAAAAGCAGCTGCAGGTTCAGCTGGAGGAGCAAATGAAGAACATTGAGATGGCCAGTGAGCAAGAGAGGAAGCTTTTGCAGCAGGAACTCACTAGAGTCAAACAGGAGGTGGTCGCTATCATGAAG aAGTCATCAGAGGAAACATTTACAGCTATGGAAAAAGTCCACGGAGAAGCTCTGGCTACTAAAGAAGCAGAGCTGAGCGCCAGAGTGAGCGAAGCTGTG GAGAAATGCAAAGAGGAGTTTGCCCAGGTAGCCAAGGAGCAGGAACAGCAGGCTTCTCTTGCTTTGGAGGATGCAGAGTTACAGAAGACCGCTCTGAGGACTGAAGCTGATAATAAGGTTAAAGAGATACAGCTGGAGCTGGAAAGTGCAAggact AGGATACTGGAGCTTGAGAGTTCTCTGGAGAAGATCTCACAAGACGGATCATGTCTGTCCCATGAACTTTCCAGTCAGCTGGATGAGCTAAACGATAAGCACCAAGAGCAAATCACTGCATTAGAGAAAAAGCATCAGGAGCAGTTGGAAAACCACAAGGATGCCCTAACCCTGCACCATGATGCAGTTGTGGAGGAGCtcaaggaaaaacagagagtTGAGGTAGAGATGCTTCTGAAGGACAAAGAGCTGCAGTTCCAAGCACATGTTGAAGACATGAACCAGAAAACGGTAGAGAAACTGGATGCAAAGCAGGCAGAGATTGAGGCTCTTTCATCTGAACTCTCTGATGCATTGGCGAGCAAACAGCTTCTGGAGGAGAAGTTAGTGGCAGCTGTAGATGCTCAAAATTTAGCTCaaaaggagcaggaggagaagttTCAGGATCAAGCAGCAAAGCACAACATAGACCTCGTAAATATTAAACAGGAGCACGAGCAGGCAGTCAGAGGTATAGAGAAAACTCTAAAAGAGGAGCTTAATGCATTGAGCATTGTtctgaaggaaaaggaaaagaaaattgaGGAGCATATCCTTAGAGAAACAACACTTCATGATGAATCACATTCCAGTTTGCAAGAAGTAAATGTTAAGGTTAAGGAACtagagcagctgcagcagagtttATCAGAGTCCCAGTTGGATAGTGGGAGTCTGAAGGAGTCTAATGCCCAATTATCAGAAGACCTTGATCAGTGTAAAAAGAAATTGGCAGATTTGGAGCATCAGTTGGAAGTTGCAAAGAATGATTGTCAAGAAAAAGGGAATTTGCTTCAAGAACTGGAGAACCAATTACAAGAGTCCAAAAAGGATCTCTCAGACAAGGACCAGTCATTGACTGCAGATCTAAACGCTAAGCAGGAGGAACATGCAAAACTCAAGAAACAGCTGGATGACGAAAAAGCTGCACATGAAAAGAAGGTGAAAAGAATAACAGAGCTGGAAAACAAGGTTAAATCGCAGGAAACTAAAATGGAAAAGTTCAAGCACAAGGCcaaagaaatgcaagagaattTTAAGAAAAAGCTTCAGCAAAGTGAAGAGAACGCGAAGAAGGAACTTGCAAAGAAGGAGGCAGAGCTTCAGCAGAAAGAGCAAAAGGTTCAAGAGAAAATTCTTGAGATGGCCCAAAAAAGCTCCCAAGGCCTCAGCACTGCAATGACCGAGTTGCAGGCTAACCATAAAGATGAGGTGGAGAAGCTACGTGACTCCCATAAACACGACTGTGAGGAGCTGGAGCGTCAGTTGAAGGAGAAGTTTGGACAGCAGGAAGAAGAAATAATGGATAAACACTCCCTCATACTACAGGAGAAGGCACAGGAACTGGAGGAATTATCTCAGCAACTAGGCAGAAGCAGGGAGGAACATGATCAAGCAATGTGTGAAATAAAGGATTTAAGGGAGGACCTGGCAATTCGAGAAACCACTGTGCAGAAGCTGCAAGAAGAGCTTAACGAAGCAGCAGTTAAGATGGAAAGTTTGTCTCAGGTTGAAACACTGCTGAAAGAGCAAATTGAGTCAGTGGAGAGGAACCTAAAACAGGCAATGAATGAGAGAAATGCCCTCCAAGACGAGCTGAACACAACAGAAGAACAGGGCAGGGAGAAGTTAAAGACACTATCTGAGACGTTGGAGGAAACAGAGAAGCAGCTCAAAGCTCTGCAAGGTTCCAGATGTAAGGAAAGTGAGGACCTACAGAATAAGTTTGAGGAAACTGCTGTCCAACTACAAGCCAAGGAAGCAGAGCTCCAGCAGCAACTAATTATGATCAGCAACCAGATGGAGAGATACTGTCGAGAGGTTCAGTCTAAAGTTGAGTGTGAATCTAATGAACTCTGTCACAGAGTTGAGTGTAGGCTAAATGAGCTGAAGGATAGACTGCTGTGTAGTCAGAATAAGATAGGGCACCTCAAAACCACTATCCTTACTAAAGTAGATAGAGTTTGCACTTTAGAGGAGACTCTCCGCCAGCAAATGGAGGAGAACAAGAATCTATGCATTTCATTAGACGACATGACTGCTCAGGTAAATGCTCACATCGAGCACGTCAAAGCCTTAACACAAGAGAAGGAGaatctttctctgtctgtcgatgaaaaaaatcaaaaacttgaggagcTGAGTGAAGCCAACAGAATCATATCGGATAGTATGAAAACAAACGAGGAGCATATCCGTGGCTTGGAAAACATCACCAGTGACTTAAAAAAACAGCTAGAAAGTAGCATGGAGCAGAAGGAGGAAGCCATAAATCAGATGAAGCAGCAGTATGAAGAGGAGCGACAACAGGCTGCTGCGCAAATGAAGGAGACCATAGAGAGATTGGAGCAGGAGAGGAAGTCTGCGTTAGAGCAGGCCGACACTCTCAGGAACAGCTTTTCTGAGTATGAGAATAAAGCGGAGACAAAGTTCATCCAGGATGACCACACTATTACATCTCTGCAGAGCAGGCTTGAAGAGCTGGAGTCTGAGATCTCTGACAAGAAAGAAGCTCTGCAGAGCCTTACAGCAAGTATTGACAATCAGTCCTTAAGCAAGTCCGAGATGGACCAAGTGTTGAGTGAGAAAGAGCAGAGACTCGGCAAACTCGCCTCAGAGCTGGAGAGTTGCATTAGCCAACTCAAAGAGCACCAGGAGCAGCTGGCCTTAAAGACAAAAGAGTGTGAACAACTCACAGCGGATCTCGAGCAGCAACACAGCATCAGGGAGAGTGAAAAACGAGAGTTGGTGGAGCAGCTTCAGCAGGTCCAGATGAAGTGCACTCAGACTGTTAACGTAGAGCAGGAGATGGCGGACAAATTACACTCATTCCAGGAAGACAACCAAAAGTGTAAACTCGAGCTggaaagacaaagagaggaatTTGAAAGGATGAAAGATGAGATTATCAAGCGCAAGGAGGAGAGTCTGAAGGCAACTGAGGAGAACCTAGTCGCAGAGAGCGCTAGAAAGGTAGCGGAGCTGAAGAAGAAAGCTGAGCAGAAAATAGCTCAGATTAAAAAACAGCTGACCTCACAGCTTGAGGAAAAAGAGCAGACGATCAAGGCTCTTCAGACTAatttggaggaaaacaaaagcagtgaAACATCCAGCACACAACACATAGATGAATTAGAAGAGAGAACAAAATCACTGGAGGAGGCTCTTGCTAAACTGAAAGAGGAGCACGAGAAACAACTTGAAGAAATTCTGAGTAATGAGAGGCTTGAGAAAGAAAAGTCTTTAGAAGCATTGAAAAGTGTGTATGAAGAGAAACTGTCCTCAGTTCAGATGGAGGCAGCTGAACAAGGGGAACGCAAAGAAGCTGAATCAGCGCTGCGTGAAATTGAGGCGAAGCTaaaagaagcagaggagcaGAATCAAAGCCTTGTTTCAGAAATAGATaagctgaaagaagaaatgCGTGACAAGGAAGCCCAGCTTAATCATCATCAGGCAATGATTAATCGACCAGAAGTTGAATCTGAGATCAAGGTTGAATGCAGCAGCCTACAGCAGACCCGGAGCGGGATGGAAAACCACACCCCCATGCAAGAAGTGGATGGTGATTCTCTGGAGTCCCTCAAGAACAAACTGAGTCAGGTGACACATGAGAAAGAGAAATTGCACAAGGACTTTACCAGGTTACAGAAAGACATCCGACTACTGAGGAAGGAGCATGAACAGGACGCGGAGTACACCAAGAAAGAGTTGTTGGAGGAGAATGAGAATAAGCTGAA ATTGGAGCTGGAGGATTTGGAGATGAGGCACAATTCTACTATCAAGCAATTAATGAGAGAGTTCAACACACAAATGGCCTTAAAAGAGAGGGAGCTTGATACATCAGTTAAGGAAGCTATTG CAAAGGCTCAGTGTGTTGAAGCAGAGCTCATCACTTGCCATCGTGAAGAAGCCAGTCAGCTCAGGAAGGCGATTGCCCAGAAGGAGGACGACTTGCACAGAACTGTTCAGAAATACGAAGAGGTTATACAG aGTCGAGAGGAGGAGATGGGAGACAGAGTGTGGCAGGTTCAAAAAGAACTGGAGGACTTGCAAGCAAAGAGCCGTGGCACTTCTGAG CTGAGCCCAGAAGAATTGCAG GCTCAACTTGCTGAGAAGACGTCCTTGCTGAGCGACGCTCGGCTGAAGGAGCAGGGGTTTCTGGAGACG ATTCACTCACTTGAGGACAAGATTAAGTGTTTCCACCGAAAAACTGTCGTAACTCATCTGGGGAGCACGTTCAAAG ACTCCGTTGTCACTGACGCCCTCTCAGAACCTGCTGAGATGGAATACCTGAGGAAGGTGTTGTATGAATACATGATGGGACGGGAAACAAAa